Genomic DNA from Candidatus Limnocylindria bacterium:
GACGCACGCGGTCCGCTTCAGTGAAGTCAGGATTACCTTCGTATGCCGCGAGCGGCCCGCCGGGCGTCGCCTTCAGGATCGCGAAGGACACGACGCTGATCGCAAAGAGGAGCGGCAGCGCCTGCAACAGCCGGCGCGCGACGTAGCGTCCCAAGGCGCCGCCGCTCCTCTAGACCTCTTCCGTTATTTCTTCAGGTACCAGTCCGCGACGTTCCAGGTGAACCGCTGCCACACGTTGGGCTGCCAGCCCTGCAGCTCGGTGCGCCGTGCGTCGATGTTCGCCCGGTCGTACATCCAGATGATCACGTACGCGTCGTTGAGCAGCTTGATCGCCGTGGCGTACGCGGCCTTCCGCTTCTCGAGATCGAGAGTCGCTCCGGCTTCTTCGATCGCCTTGTCCGCGTCGGGGTTCTTGAACCGGGTGTAGTTCTGGCCGGAGCAATCGGCGGCCGTCGGGATCTGCTTGGAGTGATAGCGCGTCGCGATCGTCGAATGCGGGTCGATCGCGGGTGTGGACGCGTACATCACCAAATCGAACGTTCCGAGCTTGCGCGGATCCTTGCTCGCGCAGGATCCGGAGAGCAGCACGGCCGACGGCTGGTTCTGGATCTT
This window encodes:
- a CDS encoding ABC transporter permease — protein: MGRYVARRLLQALPLLFAISVVSFAILKATPGGPLAAYEGNPDFTEADRVRLEHAFGLDRPLPIQYLSWLGSFLTLDWGYSFSSHQPVLTLIGE